A part of Dryobates pubescens isolate bDryPub1 chromosome 3, bDryPub1.pri, whole genome shotgun sequence genomic DNA contains:
- the FBLN7 gene encoding fibulin-7, which produces MPGARGRLPLLLPPLLLLLLPAAPAPQSCLSRQQLLAAIRQMQQLLKGQETRFAEGLRVMKSRLSTLHDSLAKATSEPMAASCPALKAPTDGKKFGTKYLVEHEVHFTCNPGFQLLGSSTRTCQANGSWTGQEPHCAEISECSSSPCQNGGTCLEGLNQYKCLCPQQWTGATCQYQAQTAPPAWSVTDDPAFSRQPRCAQIDQTQHCSCEPGFHMSGTAANALCQDLNECEVYKQEGGLQLCAHTCVNLPGSYRCACPDGYILLSDGKSCEDIDECTLSQDNCTRGTTCINTGGGFQCINPQCPQPAGNVTYVKTAPFQCERNPCPMESRSCHQAPKTISFHYLPLPSNLLTPTPLFRMATAAAPGRPGPDSLRFGIVGGNNRGHFVMQRSDRQTGELILVQSLKGPQTIQVDVDMSEYLDRVFQAKHVSKITLFVSAYEF; this is translated from the exons CCGGCGCCCCAG agctgcctcagcaggcagcagctcctggccgcCATCcggcagatgcagcagctgctgaagggtcagGAGACGCGCTTTGCCGAGGGTCTGCGTGTGATGAAGAGCCGGCTGAGCACCCTGCATGACTCCCTGGCCAAAGCCACCTCCGAGCCGATGGCTG cctcttgccctgctctgaAAGCCCCCACTGATGGGAAGAAGTTTGGCACCAAGTATTTGGTGGAACATGAGGTTCACTTCACCTGCAACCCGGGTttccagctcctgggctccagcacaaGGACATGCCAGGCCAATGGCAGCTGGACTGGACAGGAGCCCCACTGTGCAG AGATCAGTGAGTGCtcgagcagcccctgccagaatGGTGGGacatgcctggaggggctgaaCCAGTACAAGTGCCTTTGCCCACAGCAGTGGACTGGAGCCACCTGCCAGTATCAGGCGCAGACAG ctcccccagcctggagtgtGACGGATGACCCAGCATTCAGCCGCCAGCCCCGCTGTGCCCAGATTGaccagacccagcactgcagctgtgagcCTGGCTTCCACATGAGTGGCACAGCTGCCAACGCCCTCTGCCAGG ACCTCAATGAGTGTGAGGTGTACAAGCAGGAGGGGGGTCTCCAGCTCTGCGCCCATACCTGTGTCAACCTCCCTGGCTCCTACCGCTGTGCCTGTCCTGATGGCTATATCCTCCTGAGTGATGGCAAGAGTtgtgaag ACATTGACGAGTGTACCCTGTCCCAGGACAACTGCACAAGGGGGACCACCTGCATCAACACAGGGGGGGGCTTCCAGTGCATCAACCCACAATGCCCCCAGCCCGCCGGCAATGTCACCTATGTCAAAACAGCACCCTT CCAGTGTGAGCGCAATCCCTGCCCAATGGAGAGCAGATCGTGCCACCAAGCACCCAAAACCATCTCTTTCCACTaccttcccctgccctccaACCTGCTGACGCCCACCCCGCTCTTCCGTATGGCCACGGCAGCTGCACCCGGTCGGCCGGGACCTGACAGCCTGCGCTTTGGCATTGTGGGGGGCAACAACCGCGGCCACTTCGTGATGCAGCGCTCAGACCGGCAAACTGGAGAGCTCATCCTGGTGCAGAGTCTTAAGGGGCCCCAGACCATCCAAGTGGATGTGGACATGTCTGAGTACCTGGATCGTGTCTTTCAGGCCAAGCATGTGTCCAAAATCACACTCTTTGTCTCTGCATACGAGTTTTAA